One genomic segment of Panicum virgatum strain AP13 chromosome 2N, P.virgatum_v5, whole genome shotgun sequence includes these proteins:
- the LOC120659295 gene encoding phospholipase A-2-activating protein-like: protein MAEYRLGAQLHGHADDVRGICVCGDAGIATSSRDGTVKFWRQNPEKKSEYVLSKTLAGHSSFVGPLAWIPPSDRFSEGGIVSGGMDTFVFLWDLHKGEVVERMKGHNSQVTGLAVDTNSDIISSSMDCTVRRWRNGNAVEVWEAHKVAVQTVLKLPTGELFTGSSDSTIKLWKGRTCIQTFSGHADTVRCLAAMPGLGILSASHDSTIKLWALTGQPLLEMIGHSSLVYSVDAHSSGLIASGSEDRSLKIWKDGVCVQSIEHPGCIWDAKFLENGDVVTACSDGTVRIWTTDTNRFCSDEELAAYTDLISQYTLSRKTVGGLKLTDLPGVEALQVPGNSNGQTLIVREGDNGVAYSWNSAEFKWDKIGEVVDGPGDAAQGQVHDGVRYDFVFSVDIGDGEPIRKLPYNRSDDPYAVADKWLLKENLPLTYRQQVVEFILQNSGQNNFVPDPSFRDPYTGGNAYVPGGQPSSSNGNAPKQIFKHIPKSGMLSFETAQFDGILKKVTEFNAALSSDLEQKQLSLSEAEMSRLPAIVKVLKETSFYHTSKLADADMALLVKILMSWPAKMIFPVIDFLRMFVLHPDGAALVRKTIETGNDILMETFRKAVAPPVQPANLLTILKAVTNLFDSSCLHQWLRIHCAEIIDSVTNCKSSFSKNAHLAYATLLLNYAVLSIESKDEQSQAQILSAALEIAEDEAQDFDSKYRALVAIGSLMQKGLVKSLALDLDVKSVASSAKASMDSKIAEVGADIELLTR from the exons ATGGCCGAGTACCGCCTCGGCGCCCAGCTCCACGGGCACGCCGACGAC GTTCGTGGCATTTGTGTATGTGGTGATGCTGGGATTGCAACATCATCAAGAGATGGGACTGTGAAATTCTGGAGACAGAACCCAGAAAAGAAGAGTGAATATGTTCTCTCTAAGACGCTTGCAGGACATTCAAGTTTTGTGGGCCCATTGGCTTGGATCCCTCCTTCGGACCGCTTTTCTGAAGGAGGAATTGTTTCTGGTGGAATGGATACATTCGTTTTCCTCTGGGATCTGCATAAAGGAGAAGTTGTTGAGAGAATGAAAGGGCACAATTCACAAGTCACTGGACTTGCTGTAGACACTAACAGTGACATCATCTCTTCTTCCATGGATTG TACTGTAAGACGGTGGAGAAACGGCAATGCTGTAGAGGTTTGGGAAGCGCACAAGGTTGCAGTGCAAACAGTTCTAAAGCTGCCCACAGGAGAACTCTTTACTG GCTCAAGTGATTCCACCATTAAGCTGTGGAAAGGAAGGACCTGTATACAGACATTCTCCGGACATGCAG ATACTGTTAGATGTTTAGCAGCAATGCCAGGTCTAGGAATTCTTTCTGCCTCGCATGACAG CACTATCAAGTTATGGGCGTTGACAGGTCAGCCCCTGCTGGAGATGATTGGGCATTCTTCTCTTGTATATTCTGTGGATGCACATTCTTCAGGTCTGATTGCTAGTGGCAGTGAGGATCGCTCTTTGAAGATATGGAAAG ATGGAGTTTGTGTTCAAAGCATTGAACACCCGGGCTGCATATGGGATGCTAAATTCTTGGAAAATGGAGATGTTGTAACTGCTTGTTCTGATGGTACTGTGAGGATATGGACGACCGATACTAACAGGTTCTGCAGTGATGAGGAACTTGCAGCTTATACAGATCTTATTTCTCAATACACGCTTAGCAG AAAGACCGTTGGTGGACTCAAGTTGACAGATCTACCAGGGGTTGAGGCACTGCAAGTTCCAG GGAATTCTAATGGCCAGACATTGATTGTTAGAGAAGGGGACAATGGTGTTGCTTATTCATGGAATTCAGCAGAGTTCAAATGGGACAAA ATTGGTGAAGTAGTGGACGGACCTGGGGACGCTGCACAAGGCCAGGTTCATGATGGTGTTCGGTATGATTTTG TTTTTAGTGTTGATATTGGAGATGGAGAACCTATACGAAAACTACCCTATAATCGTTCAG acgATCCATACGCAGTCGCAGACAAGTGGCTCCTGAAAGAAAATCTTCCCTTGACGTATCGTCAGCAGGTGGTAGAATTTATACTGCAGAATTCTGGCCAGAATAACTTTGTTCCAGATCCATCTTTTCGGGATCCCTATACTGGAG GTAACGCATATGTACCTGGTGGGCAACCGTCTTCATCAAATG GTAATGCTCCAAAACAAATTTTCAAGCACATACCCAAG AGTGGAATGCTGTCATTTGAGACGGCTCAGTTTGACGGAATCCTAAAGAAAGTTACAGAATTCAACGCCGCACTTTCATCTGATTTG GAACAGAAACAATTATCTCTATCTGAGGCTGAGATGTCAAGATTACCAGCCATAGTGAAAGTATTGAAAGAAACATCATTTTATCATACAAGCAAGCTTGCAGATGCTGACATGGCATTGTTGGTAAAAATATTGATGTCTTGGCCAGCAAAAATGATTTTTCCAG TTATTGATTTTCTGAGAATGTTCGTGTTGCACCCAGATGGAGCTGCTTTAGTTCGCAAGACCATTGAAACTGGAAACG ATATACTTATGGAGACCTTCCGGAAAGCCGTAGCACCACCTGTGCAGCCAGCGAATTTGCTTACCATCCTTAAAGCTGTGACAAACTTATTTGACAGCTCATGCTTGCACCAGTGGTTGAGGATCCACTGTGCTGAG ATCATTGATTCTGTGACCAACTGCAAGTCTTCGTTTAGCAAGAATGCACACTTGGCGTATGCCACACTTTTGCTGAA CTATGCTGTTCTTTCGATTGAATCAAAGGATGAACAGAGTCAGGCGCAAATTCTTTCTGCTGCCCTTGAA ATCGCAGAAGATGAGGCTCAAGATTTTGACTCCAAATACCGGGCACTCGTTGCAATTGGTTCCCTT ATGCAAAAGGGCCTTGTGAAGTCCCTTGCTCTCGACCTTGATGTTAAGAGCGTTGCAAGCAGCGCAAAGGCTTCAATGGACTCGAAGATTGCTGAAGTCGGAGCTGACATCGAACTGTTAACACGATGA
- the LOC120659296 gene encoding uncharacterized protein LOC120659296 — protein MSRGGGVGKHLQHVRWLWRAPRRALSAARDLYVRSLTGCAGHLPGDAAFGYPSFAGAPAGSRVDSFASSRRSSGAGDEDLRELIRAASQRRAAEAAAAAHPAAVPRSQSAAAMARIDEDGPCDFAGPLVFPRSRSCAVGAAPRGRGRVAALAA, from the coding sequence AtgagccggggcggcggcgtgggcaaGCACCTCCAGCACGTGCGCTGGCTGtggcgggcgccgcggcgggcgctgAGCGCGGCGCGGGACCTGTACGTGCGCAGCCTCACGGGGTGCGCCGGCCACCTCCCGGGGGACGCCGCCTTCGGCTACCCGTCCTTCGCCGGGGCGCCGGCGGGGTCCCGCGTCGACAGCTTCGCGTCGTCCCGCCGCTCCTCGGGCGCCGGGGACGAGGACCTGCGGGAGCTCATCCGCGCCGCGTCGCAGCGGAGggcggccgaggccgccgccgccgcgcacccggCGGCCGTCCCGCGGAGCcagagcgcggcggccatggcgcggatCGACGAGGACGGGCCGTGCGACTTCGCCGGGCCCCTCGTGTTCCCCAGGAGCCGCAGCTGCGCCGTCGGGGCCGCGCcgaggggcaggggcagggtggccgcgctcgccgcctga